The following proteins are co-located in the Streptomyces sp. NBC_01198 genome:
- a CDS encoding ATP-binding protein: MQMLQVQLEVGVDPAEVGRARRWARSRLVGSGIGADEPVAETLILLISELVTNAVVHTGCPAVLRMLFPAAPAAPVRVEVADTSETPPAPRHARRDDTGGRGLELVDGLADRWGWQPEGAGKQIWCEVDRAAALS; encoded by the coding sequence GTGCAGATGCTGCAGGTGCAACTGGAGGTCGGCGTGGATCCCGCGGAAGTGGGACGTGCGCGCCGCTGGGCCAGGTCCCGGCTGGTCGGATCCGGGATAGGGGCCGACGAGCCGGTCGCCGAGACGCTGATCCTGCTCATCTCGGAACTGGTCACCAACGCGGTGGTGCACACCGGCTGCCCCGCGGTGCTGCGGATGCTCTTCCCCGCCGCCCCGGCCGCCCCGGTACGCGTCGAGGTCGCCGACACCAGCGAGACCCCGCCCGCGCCCCGGCACGCCCGCCGCGACGACACCGGCGGACGCGGACTCGAACTGGTCGACGGGCTCGCCGACCGCTGGGGCTGGCAGCCCGAGGGCGCCGGCAAGCAGATCTGGTGCGAGGTCGACCGCGCGGCCGCGCTGAGCTGA
- a CDS encoding GlxA family transcriptional regulator has translation MALPPLPLPPLSPPPAAPPSPVPGPSPRSRPPGPEPAQPSAGVFLHPERHHVAVFALDGVIPFELGIPLRIFGSARATEDGAPLYEIATCSIEPGMVRTDADFPIVVRHGLEALAQADTVVVPASHELGSVHSEGVLTAPLKAAFAAIRPGTRVVSICTGSYLLAAAGLLDGRPATTHWTSADHFQRLFPKVRVDPDVLYVDDGDLLTSAGVAAGIDLCLHIVRRDCGTAVANSVSRRTLVPPHREGGQAQYIRRPLPEPQLASTERARAWALDRLDQPLTLRQLAERESMSVRTFTRRFREEVGMSAGRWLTQQRVELARQLLESTDLSVDLIARRAGFGTGASMRQHLQVTLGVSPTAYRRTFQLSGPA, from the coding sequence ATGGCCCTCCCGCCGCTGCCACTGCCCCCGTTGTCACCGCCGCCGGCCGCGCCGCCCTCGCCCGTGCCAGGGCCCTCGCCGCGCTCGCGGCCGCCCGGGCCGGAGCCCGCACAGCCGTCGGCCGGGGTCTTCCTGCACCCCGAGCGGCACCACGTCGCGGTCTTCGCGCTGGACGGGGTGATCCCGTTCGAACTGGGGATCCCGCTGCGGATCTTCGGTTCCGCCCGGGCCACCGAGGACGGTGCGCCGCTGTACGAGATCGCGACGTGCAGCATCGAGCCGGGGATGGTGCGCACGGACGCCGACTTCCCGATCGTGGTGCGGCACGGCCTGGAGGCGCTGGCGCAGGCCGACACCGTCGTCGTGCCCGCCTCCCATGAGCTCGGGTCGGTCCACAGCGAGGGGGTGCTCACCGCACCGCTCAAGGCTGCCTTCGCGGCGATCCGGCCCGGGACGCGGGTGGTGTCGATCTGCACCGGCTCGTATCTGCTGGCCGCCGCGGGGCTGCTTGACGGCCGCCCGGCGACCACGCACTGGACCAGCGCCGATCACTTCCAGCGGCTCTTCCCGAAGGTGCGGGTCGACCCGGATGTGCTCTACGTGGACGACGGGGACCTGCTGACCTCGGCCGGGGTGGCCGCGGGCATCGACCTGTGCCTGCACATCGTGCGCCGGGACTGCGGTACGGCGGTGGCGAACTCGGTCTCCCGCCGGACCCTGGTGCCGCCGCACCGCGAGGGCGGGCAGGCGCAGTACATCCGCCGGCCGCTGCCCGAGCCGCAGCTGGCCAGCACGGAGCGGGCCCGGGCGTGGGCGCTGGACCGGCTCGACCAGCCGCTCACGCTGCGGCAGCTGGCCGAGCGGGAGTCGATGAGCGTGCGCACCTTCACCCGGCGTTTCCGGGAGGAGGTGGGGATGAGCGCGGGCCGCTGGCTGACCCAGCAGCGGGTCGAACTGGCCAGGCAGCTGCTGGAGTCGACCGATCTGAGCGTGGACCTGATCGCCAGGAGGGCCGGTTTCGGCACCGGTGCCTCGATGCGCCAGCACCTCCAGGTCACCCTCGGGGTGTCACCGACCGCCTACCGGCGCACCTTCCAGCTGTCCGGACCGGCCTGA
- a CDS encoding MFS transporter translates to MTQTSHVPAPAIGGVPATPGRRPRLHRAWVVAAVTFVTLIGSAAFASLPGLLIDPLHSEFGWSRGMIGLAVSINLALYGITAPFAAALMDRFGIRRVVLCALLTIALGAALTVSMTQVWQLILCWGVLVGLGSGSMALAFAATVTNRWFVARRGLVTGVLTAAGAAGQLVFLPLLSWITENHGWRPAAAIVAAAAVAVVPFVWFLLRDHPADVGVAPYGATEFVPKPPPARGAATRALRALREASRTGTFWLLAGSFAICGASTNGLVKTHFVPAAHDHGMPVTAAASLLAVIGVFDIAGTVASGWFTDRMSPRRLLAVYYGLRGLSLMFLPMLLADSVHPPMVLFIVFYGLDWVATVPPTVTLCREHYGEDSAIVFGWVLAAHQIGAALVAFLGGVARDAFGSYDVVWYTSGALCAVAALMSLVIRRRPVAAPPAMAVMV, encoded by the coding sequence GTGACGCAGACATCTCACGTTCCCGCGCCCGCCATCGGCGGTGTTCCCGCGACGCCCGGCCGCCGACCGCGCCTGCACCGCGCCTGGGTCGTCGCCGCCGTCACCTTCGTGACGCTGATCGGCTCTGCTGCATTCGCCTCCCTCCCTGGTCTGCTGATCGACCCGCTGCACTCCGAATTCGGCTGGTCGCGCGGCATGATCGGCCTGGCCGTGTCGATCAACCTCGCGCTGTACGGGATCACCGCCCCCTTCGCCGCAGCGCTGATGGACCGCTTCGGCATCCGACGGGTGGTCCTCTGCGCCCTGTTGACGATCGCGCTCGGCGCGGCGCTGACCGTCTCCATGACGCAGGTGTGGCAACTCATCCTGTGCTGGGGCGTCCTGGTCGGCCTCGGCAGCGGGTCCATGGCCCTCGCCTTCGCCGCCACCGTCACCAACCGGTGGTTCGTCGCCCGCCGCGGCCTGGTCACCGGCGTCCTCACCGCGGCGGGCGCGGCAGGGCAGTTGGTGTTCCTGCCGCTGCTGTCCTGGATCACCGAGAACCACGGCTGGCGTCCGGCCGCCGCGATCGTGGCCGCCGCCGCGGTCGCCGTGGTCCCCTTCGTCTGGTTCCTGCTGCGCGACCACCCCGCCGACGTGGGCGTGGCCCCCTACGGCGCCACGGAGTTCGTCCCCAAGCCGCCGCCCGCCCGCGGCGCCGCGACCCGAGCGCTGCGGGCGCTCCGCGAAGCGTCGCGCACCGGAACCTTCTGGCTGCTCGCGGGCTCCTTCGCGATCTGCGGGGCCTCCACCAACGGCCTCGTCAAAACGCACTTCGTGCCCGCTGCCCACGACCACGGCATGCCCGTGACGGCCGCCGCCTCACTGCTCGCCGTCATCGGCGTCTTCGACATCGCGGGCACGGTGGCCTCCGGTTGGTTCACCGACCGCATGTCGCCGCGCCGGCTGCTGGCCGTCTACTACGGCCTGCGCGGACTCTCCCTCATGTTCCTCCCCATGCTGCTTGCCGACAGCGTCCACCCGCCGATGGTGCTGTTCATCGTCTTCTACGGACTCGACTGGGTGGCCACGGTGCCGCCGACAGTGACCCTGTGCCGCGAGCACTACGGCGAGGACAGCGCGATCGTCTTCGGGTGGGTGCTGGCAGCCCACCAGATCGGTGCCGCGCTCGTCGCCTTTCTCGGCGGTGTGGCCCGTGATGCCTTCGGTTCGTACGACGTCGTCTGGTACACCTCCGGTGCCTTGTGCGCGGTCGCCGCGCTGATGTCCCTGGTGATCCGCCGGCGGCCGGTCGCCGCGCCTCCCGCGATGGCCGTCATGGTGTGA
- a CDS encoding flavin-containing monooxygenase — protein MSDATSLPAAAGPAATPDAIVIGAGPGGLAAAAALRQHGVRPLVLERAEQLGASWRGHYDRLHLHTTRRLSALPGLRIPRAYGRWVGRDDVVRYLEQYAEHHSLDITTGITVDRVERGDAGWELPATGGRVLGSPVVVVATGHNHAPHIPDWPGRDTFPGELLHASAYRNAAPYAGRDVLVVGAGNTGAEIAVDLVEGGAGRVRLAVRTPPHIMRRSTAGWPAQASGILVRRLPPRMVDRMAPYIERMSVPDLSAYGLPRPESGLYARVLDGAIPVQDVGLIDAVRSRRVEPVAAVERFEDGQVHLADGSQIGPEVVIAATGYRRGLEGLVGHLGVLDGRGRPVGHGPRTPPGAPGLFFTGFTNPISGMFREMAIDAGRIARAAARIHR, from the coding sequence ATGTCCGACGCCACCTCACTTCCCGCGGCAGCGGGCCCGGCCGCGACGCCGGACGCGATCGTGATCGGGGCGGGCCCGGGCGGCCTGGCCGCGGCGGCGGCGCTGCGGCAGCACGGCGTGCGCCCGCTGGTCCTGGAGCGCGCTGAACAGCTCGGCGCGTCCTGGCGCGGCCACTACGACCGGTTGCACCTGCACACCACCCGCAGGCTCTCCGCCCTGCCGGGGCTGCGGATACCCCGCGCGTACGGCCGCTGGGTCGGGCGGGACGACGTCGTGCGCTACCTGGAGCAGTACGCCGAACACCACAGCCTCGACATCACCACAGGCATCACCGTGGACCGGGTCGAGCGCGGCGACGCGGGCTGGGAACTGCCCGCCACCGGCGGCCGGGTGCTCGGCTCGCCTGTCGTCGTCGTGGCCACCGGGCACAACCATGCGCCGCACATCCCCGACTGGCCGGGCCGTGACACCTTCCCCGGCGAGCTGCTGCACGCGTCCGCCTACCGCAATGCCGCCCCTTACGCGGGCCGGGACGTGCTGGTCGTCGGAGCCGGCAACACGGGCGCCGAGATCGCCGTCGACCTGGTCGAGGGCGGTGCGGGCCGGGTACGGCTCGCGGTGCGCACCCCGCCGCACATCATGCGCCGGTCGACGGCGGGCTGGCCCGCGCAGGCGAGCGGCATCCTGGTACGCCGGCTGCCGCCGCGGATGGTGGACCGGATGGCGCCGTACATCGAGCGGATGAGCGTGCCCGACCTGTCCGCGTACGGCCTGCCCCGCCCGGAGAGCGGTCTGTACGCGCGGGTGCTCGACGGGGCGATCCCGGTGCAGGACGTCGGGCTGATCGACGCGGTGCGCTCCCGGCGCGTCGAACCCGTCGCGGCCGTCGAGCGGTTCGAGGACGGTCAGGTGCATCTGGCGGACGGCTCGCAGATCGGCCCCGAGGTCGTGATCGCCGCGACCGGCTACCGGCGCGGCCTGGAGGGTCTGGTCGGCCATCTCGGAGTGCTTGACGGCCGGGGGCGGCCCGTGGGGCACGGGCCGCGCACGCCGCCCGGCGCGCCGGGGCTGTTCTTCACCGGGTTCACCAACCCGATCAGCGGGATGTTCAGGGAGATGGCGATCGACGCCGGCCGGATCGCCAGGGCGGCAGCCCGTATCCACCGCTGA
- a CDS encoding TetR/AcrR family transcriptional regulator has translation MTGQVRTVDGRVAGRRGQATRQKLLDCLSEMLSTSPYRDVKVIDVARMAGTSPATFYQYFPDVEGAVLELADEMAKEGASLTGLVAGRSWVGKSGAQAADELVDGFLSFWRKNDAILRVIDLGASEGDKRFSRIRTKILTPVTGSLTESIKELQGKGRVDKDVSAPAVAGSLVTMLSGVAAHQKGFTGTGVKQADLKPNLALLVHLGVTGKKPPK, from the coding sequence ATGACAGGACAAGTTCGCACCGTCGACGGACGTGTCGCGGGTCGCCGAGGGCAGGCGACGCGGCAGAAGCTGCTCGACTGCCTGAGCGAGATGCTCAGCACGTCGCCGTACCGGGACGTCAAGGTGATCGACGTCGCACGGATGGCCGGCACCTCGCCCGCCACCTTCTACCAGTACTTCCCCGACGTCGAGGGCGCCGTCCTGGAGCTCGCCGACGAGATGGCGAAGGAGGGGGCGAGCCTGACCGGACTGGTCGCGGGCCGCTCCTGGGTCGGCAAGTCCGGCGCGCAGGCGGCCGACGAACTCGTCGACGGCTTCCTCTCCTTCTGGCGGAAGAACGACGCGATCCTTCGCGTCATCGATCTTGGCGCCTCGGAGGGGGATAAACGTTTCTCCAGAATCCGCACCAAGATCCTCACCCCCGTGACGGGCTCGCTCACCGAGTCCATCAAGGAGCTGCAGGGCAAGGGCCGCGTCGACAAGGACGTCAGCGCACCCGCCGTCGCCGGCTCTCTGGTGACGATGCTGTCCGGCGTCGCCGCCCACCAGAAGGGCTTCACCGGCACGGGCGTCAAGCAGGCCGACCTCAAGCCGAATCTGGCCCTGCTCGTGCACCTCGGCGTGACCGGCAAGAAGCCGCCGAAGTAA
- a CDS encoding VOC family protein gives MSAFSEGVPCWADAALPDLAAGRRFYGELFGWTFEDQGEEFGHYTLAFRDGKAAAALMATPDPAMPTAWSIYFASSDATGAAARIGAAGGQVVFGPDKAGEAGVMVGAVDPGGSMFGVWQAGEHLGFEIIEQSGAFCWTENHTRDTAAVDPFYESVFGYRAEQIGDGEHFDYKVWAPAADPERQVAGRMKLGAGGPDAQPPAFRIYFGVDDCDSAAATVRRLGGRVTAEPTDSPFGRLAAVTDDQGAAFTVIDPGRTR, from the coding sequence ATGTCCGCATTCAGTGAGGGAGTGCCCTGCTGGGCCGACGCGGCTCTGCCCGACCTTGCGGCCGGCCGGCGGTTCTACGGGGAGCTGTTCGGCTGGACCTTCGAGGATCAGGGCGAGGAGTTCGGCCACTACACGCTGGCCTTCCGCGACGGGAAGGCGGCCGCGGCCCTGATGGCCACGCCCGATCCGGCGATGCCCACCGCGTGGAGCATCTATTTCGCCTCGTCCGACGCGACCGGGGCCGCAGCGCGGATCGGTGCGGCGGGCGGGCAGGTCGTCTTCGGCCCCGACAAGGCGGGGGAGGCCGGGGTGATGGTCGGCGCGGTCGATCCCGGCGGCTCCATGTTCGGCGTGTGGCAGGCGGGCGAGCACCTGGGTTTCGAGATCATCGAGCAGTCGGGCGCCTTCTGCTGGACGGAGAATCACACCAGGGACACGGCGGCCGTCGACCCCTTCTACGAGTCGGTGTTCGGCTACCGTGCCGAGCAGATAGGCGACGGCGAGCACTTCGACTACAAGGTGTGGGCGCCGGCCGCCGACCCGGAGCGGCAGGTCGCCGGGCGGATGAAGCTGGGCGCCGGCGGGCCGGACGCGCAGCCCCCGGCCTTCCGCATCTACTTCGGGGTGGACGACTGCGACTCGGCCGCGGCGACGGTGCGCAGGCTCGGCGGCCGGGTGACCGCCGAGCCCACCGACTCGCCCTTCGGCCGGCTCGCCGCCGTCACCGACGATCAGGGCGCCGCCTTCACGGTCATCGACCCGGGCCGCACAAGGTGA
- a CDS encoding serine/threonine-protein kinase, whose product MEQLTQHDPRRIGPFEVLGRLGAGGMGLVYLARSASGRRVAIKTVRAELAEDQLFRVRFTREVEAARAVSGFYTAAVVDADPRAAVPWLATAYVPAPSLEEIVNEAGPMPAQAVRWLAAGIAEALQSIHAAGLVHRDMKPSNVLVVEDGPRVIDFGIASGVSNTRLTMTNVAVGTPAYMSPEQARDSRSVRGASDIFSLGSTLVFAATGHSPFHGANPVETVFMLLREGPDLNGLPDELRPLIESCMRMEAESRPTPADLQAQLAPHLFSTGSDDTGTASAWLPPGAVALIEQRRSGRLPAAADGGRGAHAAGRPPRSPQADRVLPPRPAQPPPIPAHAPGGDDNHGRRGAGEAVQLAGSAPIGPGLRVADAAGHKAANGPAPGTEWVRRRAGAHRAGDPAPAPVPAQGAGAAVPPGEWRPWRFRMSNDVWGTPVVAGGLLYVTSFEVHALDVASGRREFKTRDVAWTMAVAGGRIHASDGPSLFALDASDGADRWRTQIDGWVYTVRTDAGTVVTGTRGGGVQSWDAGRGMLRWERGGAQTEFESPDSGPTVVGRAVYYQGGGRLHAVDALTGSEMWSYPVGEPGAAGSVPTRPVVADGVVHLTAGTRVLALDARSGAERWHFDAPAVMFAPPAHVQGPGSSGGGIYVADHLGTVYALDPAGGRERWRVATEPRQSVEPVVVAAGAVHLGAGSALYTLDAVSGTPRWRFAAQGEIVGSPAVADGRVHFGSKDHCLYTVDAQGGQLRWRLETGGEITGSPVSADGVIYACSKDRCVYALDATKGTGASSRRA is encoded by the coding sequence GTGGAGCAGCTGACGCAGCACGACCCGAGACGGATCGGCCCTTTCGAGGTGCTGGGACGGCTCGGCGCCGGCGGCATGGGGCTGGTCTATCTCGCCCGCTCGGCATCCGGCCGCCGGGTGGCGATCAAGACCGTACGCGCGGAGCTCGCCGAGGACCAGCTCTTCCGGGTCCGCTTCACGCGTGAGGTGGAGGCCGCCCGCGCCGTCTCCGGCTTCTACACCGCGGCCGTGGTGGACGCCGATCCGCGGGCCGCCGTGCCCTGGCTGGCCACCGCCTACGTCCCCGCGCCGTCGCTGGAGGAGATCGTCAACGAGGCGGGGCCGATGCCCGCGCAGGCGGTGCGCTGGCTCGCCGCGGGTATCGCCGAGGCGCTGCAGTCGATCCACGCCGCCGGCCTGGTGCACCGCGACATGAAACCGTCCAACGTGCTGGTGGTGGAGGACGGTCCGCGGGTCATCGACTTCGGCATCGCCTCCGGGGTGTCCAACACCCGGCTGACGATGACCAACGTCGCCGTCGGCACCCCCGCCTACATGTCGCCCGAGCAGGCACGCGACTCCCGCAGCGTGCGCGGCGCGAGCGACATCTTCTCGCTCGGCTCGACGCTGGTCTTCGCCGCGACCGGGCATTCGCCCTTCCACGGTGCGAACCCGGTGGAGACCGTGTTCATGCTGCTGCGCGAGGGCCCGGACCTCAACGGGCTGCCCGACGAGCTGCGCCCGCTGATCGAGTCCTGCATGCGGATGGAGGCGGAGAGCCGGCCCACCCCGGCCGACCTGCAGGCCCAGCTGGCCCCGCATCTGTTCTCGACCGGCAGCGACGACACCGGGACGGCGTCGGCCTGGCTGCCGCCCGGGGCGGTGGCGCTGATAGAGCAGCGCCGCAGCGGCCGGCTGCCGGCCGCCGCGGACGGCGGACGCGGTGCGCACGCCGCGGGCCGGCCGCCGCGGTCGCCGCAGGCAGACCGGGTGCTGCCACCCCGCCCCGCGCAGCCGCCGCCGATTCCGGCGCACGCGCCGGGCGGCGACGACAACCACGGCAGGCGCGGCGCGGGCGAGGCGGTGCAGCTCGCCGGGTCCGCGCCGATCGGCCCCGGGCTGCGCGTCGCGGACGCCGCCGGGCACAAGGCGGCGAACGGTCCGGCGCCCGGCACCGAATGGGTCCGTCGCAGAGCCGGCGCGCACCGGGCGGGCGACCCGGCCCCCGCCCCGGTGCCCGCGCAGGGCGCAGGAGCCGCGGTGCCGCCGGGGGAGTGGCGGCCGTGGCGGTTCCGGATGTCGAACGACGTGTGGGGCACCCCGGTGGTGGCCGGCGGCCTGCTGTACGTCACCTCCTTCGAGGTGCACGCGCTGGATGTGGCCAGCGGGCGGCGGGAGTTCAAGACCAGGGACGTCGCCTGGACGATGGCGGTGGCCGGCGGGCGCATCCACGCCTCGGACGGCCCGAGCCTGTTCGCGCTGGACGCCTCGGACGGCGCCGACCGGTGGCGTACGCAGATAGACGGCTGGGTCTACACGGTGCGGACGGACGCGGGCACCGTCGTCACCGGCACCCGCGGCGGCGGGGTCCAGTCGTGGGACGCCGGCCGCGGGATGCTGCGCTGGGAGCGGGGCGGGGCACAGACGGAGTTCGAGTCGCCGGACTCGGGCCCGACCGTCGTCGGCCGGGCCGTCTACTACCAGGGCGGCGGCCGGCTGCACGCGGTGGACGCGCTGACCGGGTCCGAGATGTGGTCGTATCCGGTCGGTGAGCCCGGCGCGGCCGGTTCGGTGCCCACCAGGCCGGTGGTCGCGGACGGCGTCGTCCACCTGACCGCGGGCACCCGGGTGCTCGCGCTCGACGCCCGCAGCGGCGCCGAGCGCTGGCATTTCGACGCCCCGGCGGTGATGTTCGCACCGCCCGCGCACGTCCAGGGCCCCGGATCCTCCGGCGGCGGCATCTACGTCGCCGACCACCTCGGCACGGTCTACGCCCTGGACCCGGCCGGCGGACGCGAGCGGTGGCGGGTCGCCACCGAGCCGCGGCAGTCCGTGGAGCCGGTCGTGGTGGCGGCCGGCGCGGTCCATCTGGGCGCGGGCAGTGCGCTCTACACGCTGGACGCGGTCAGCGGCACCCCGCGGTGGCGGTTCGCGGCACAGGGCGAGATCGTCGGGTCCCCCGCGGTCGCCGACGGCCGGGTGCACTTCGGGTCGAAGGACCACTGCCTCTACACCGTCGACGCGCAGGGCGGGCAGTTGCGCTGGCGGCTGGAGACCGGCGGCGAGATCACCGGCTCACCGGTCAGCGCGGACGGCGTCATCTACGCGTGCTCGAAGGACCGCTGCGTGTACGCGCTGGACGCGACGAAGGGCACCGGAGCCTCCTCCCGCCGCGCATGA
- a CDS encoding AfsR/SARP family transcriptional regulator, whose product MGSGTEPGGGLRFAVLGPVRAWRGDQPIATGAPQQRALLAVLLLRGGRTATASELLDALWGETPPNTALAALRSYAFRLRKALGSETLVTDSGGYAIAIPVEALDATLVEQLAAEAEKVRQADPAQARGLMVSALDMWNGEPLAGLPGPFAETQRGRLAEWHLGLIEVRLELDLEMGAHAEAVSELTAITAEHPLRERLRGLLMLALYRSGRQAEALGVYADTRRLLADELGIDPSAELSDLHQRILEADTALAPPQGAAAPGAPEILRPAQLPATVSDFTGRTAFVRELGEQLAYASEGSGVMAVSAVAGIGGVGKTTLAVQVAHEAREAFPDGQLYVDLQGTGPRPAEPEAVLGSFLRALGLPDAAIPESLADRAALYRSTLDGRRVLALLDNAYDAAQIRQLLPGTPGCAALVTSRVRMVDLAGAHLVDLDVMSPEESLLLFTRIVGEERVNSERQAALDVVAACGFLPLAIRIAAARLAARRTWTVSVLANKLADHRRRLDELRAGDLAVKATFALGYGHLSPAQARAFRLLSLPEGPDISLDAAAAVLDLDRYQTEDLLEALVDISLIESAAPARYRFHDLLRLYARERAEADETPEDRCAALSRLLDFSLASAVSAYALENPGDRIMDHLAPTSHPGLSFGTREESLNWLFSEAQGLLATVQQAADNGCASFLRRAVDVLLAAQDLMESGVYARQYEQATRALVGTARACGDTLVEGRGRVWLGELLRLSGRFQAAEEETKRALLLGLAAGDPMACSYAPNLRGILALRDLRFAEGAECLTSALDAFRADGNKHGEAAALSNLARAQLDLGDGDAAIAAAERVVAIYRELGAGVRLGNGLYSMGITLTATGSHDDALGCLTEALEIFRAARQQFWEGLTLYRLAQLHLAAGRYRQSAAHVEQALVIMREIGGDWRTANALTVLGRALDAMGQEVRAHACWHDALAAYSALGSPEAAEVRRLLGDASPSAPDASAAV is encoded by the coding sequence ATGGGAAGCGGGACGGAACCGGGCGGCGGCCTGCGGTTCGCGGTCCTCGGGCCGGTGCGCGCATGGCGCGGCGACCAGCCGATCGCCACCGGCGCGCCGCAGCAGCGCGCCCTGCTGGCCGTACTGCTGCTGCGCGGCGGCCGGACGGCCACCGCGTCGGAGCTGCTGGACGCCCTGTGGGGTGAGACACCGCCCAACACCGCGCTGGCCGCCCTGCGGTCGTATGCCTTCCGGCTGCGCAAGGCGCTCGGCTCGGAAACCCTGGTCACCGACTCGGGCGGCTACGCGATCGCCATCCCCGTCGAGGCGCTGGACGCCACCCTGGTCGAGCAGCTGGCCGCCGAGGCGGAGAAGGTGCGCCAGGCCGATCCTGCGCAGGCCCGCGGACTCATGGTCAGCGCGCTGGACATGTGGAACGGCGAGCCGCTGGCCGGGCTGCCGGGGCCGTTCGCCGAGACCCAGCGGGGCCGGCTCGCCGAATGGCACCTCGGCCTGATCGAGGTGCGCCTCGAACTCGACCTGGAGATGGGCGCCCACGCCGAGGCCGTCTCCGAGCTGACCGCGATCACCGCCGAGCACCCGCTGCGCGAGCGGCTGCGCGGCCTGCTGATGCTCGCCCTCTACCGCAGCGGCCGGCAGGCCGAGGCCCTCGGCGTCTACGCCGACACCCGGCGGCTGCTGGCCGACGAGCTGGGCATCGACCCCTCCGCCGAGCTCAGCGACCTGCACCAGCGCATCCTGGAGGCGGACACCGCCCTCGCCCCTCCGCAGGGGGCCGCCGCGCCCGGCGCGCCGGAGATCCTGCGCCCCGCGCAACTGCCGGCCACCGTCTCCGACTTCACCGGCCGCACCGCCTTCGTCCGCGAGCTCGGCGAGCAGCTGGCCTACGCCTCTGAGGGCAGCGGCGTGATGGCGGTCTCCGCGGTCGCGGGCATCGGCGGCGTCGGCAAGACCACGCTCGCCGTGCAGGTCGCGCACGAGGCCCGCGAGGCCTTCCCCGACGGGCAGCTCTACGTCGACCTGCAGGGCACCGGGCCGCGGCCGGCCGAACCCGAGGCGGTCCTCGGCTCGTTCCTGCGCGCCCTGGGCCTGCCCGACGCCGCGATCCCCGAATCGCTGGCCGACCGCGCCGCGCTCTACCGCTCCACCCTCGACGGGCGCCGGGTCCTCGCACTGCTCGACAACGCCTACGACGCCGCCCAGATCCGGCAGTTGCTGCCCGGCACACCGGGCTGCGCCGCCCTGGTCACCAGCCGGGTGCGGATGGTGGACCTGGCGGGCGCGCACCTGGTGGACCTCGACGTGATGTCGCCCGAGGAGTCGCTGCTGCTCTTCACCCGGATCGTCGGCGAGGAGCGGGTCAACAGCGAACGGCAGGCCGCCCTGGACGTGGTCGCCGCCTGCGGCTTCCTGCCGCTCGCGATCCGTATCGCCGCCGCCCGCCTCGCCGCCCGCCGCACCTGGACGGTGTCGGTGCTGGCCAACAAGCTCGCCGACCACCGGCGGCGGCTGGACGAGCTGCGGGCCGGCGACCTCGCCGTCAAGGCCACGTTCGCCCTGGGCTACGGCCACCTGTCGCCGGCCCAGGCCCGCGCCTTCCGGCTGCTGTCGCTGCCCGAGGGCCCGGACATCTCGCTGGACGCCGCGGCCGCCGTGCTGGACCTGGACCGCTACCAGACCGAGGACCTGCTCGAAGCGCTGGTCGACATCAGCCTCATCGAGTCCGCCGCCCCGGCCCGCTACCGCTTCCACGACCTGCTGCGGCTCTACGCCCGCGAGCGCGCCGAGGCCGACGAGACCCCCGAGGACCGCTGCGCGGCGCTCTCCCGGCTGCTGGACTTCTCGCTGGCCTCCGCGGTGTCCGCGTACGCGCTGGAGAATCCCGGCGACCGCATCATGGACCACCTCGCGCCGACCAGCCATCCCGGGCTGTCCTTCGGCACCAGGGAGGAGTCCCTGAACTGGCTGTTCTCCGAGGCCCAGGGGCTGCTCGCGACCGTGCAGCAAGCCGCGGACAACGGCTGCGCGAGCTTCCTGCGGCGCGCGGTCGACGTGCTGCTCGCCGCCCAGGACCTGATGGAGTCCGGTGTCTACGCGCGGCAATACGAGCAGGCCACCCGCGCCCTGGTCGGCACCGCCAGGGCCTGCGGCGACACCCTGGTCGAGGGCCGCGGCCGGGTGTGGCTGGGGGAACTGCTGCGGCTCTCCGGCCGGTTCCAGGCGGCGGAGGAGGAGACCAAGCGCGCGCTGCTGCTCGGGCTGGCCGCCGGGGATCCGATGGCCTGCAGCTACGCGCCGAACCTGCGCGGCATCCTGGCCCTGCGGGACCTCCGCTTCGCCGAGGGCGCGGAGTGCCTGACCAGCGCCCTGGACGCCTTCAGGGCGGACGGCAACAAGCACGGCGAGGCCGCGGCACTGAGCAACCTGGCACGCGCGCAACTGGATCTGGGCGACGGCGACGCCGCCATCGCCGCCGCTGAGCGTGTGGTGGCCATCTACCGCGAGCTCGGCGCCGGGGTGCGGCTGGGCAACGGCCTCTACTCGATGGGCATCACCCTCACCGCCACCGGCTCCCACGACGACGCGCTGGGCTGCCTCACCGAGGCGCTGGAGATCTTCCGAGCCGCCCGCCAGCAGTTCTGGGAGGGCCTGACCCTCTACCGGCTGGCCCAGCTCCACCTCGCCGCCGGCCGTTACCGGCAGTCGGCCGCGCACGTCGAGCAGGCACTGGTGATCATGCGCGAGATCGGCGGCGACTGGCGCACGGCGAACGCGCTGACCGTACTGGGCCGCGCCCTCGACGCGATGGGGCAGGAAGTGCGCGCGCACGCCTGCTGGCACGACGCCCTGGCCGCCTACTCGGCGCTGGGCTCACCGGAGGCCGCTGAGGTGCGCCGACTCCTCGGCGACGCGTCCCCGTCGGCGCCTGACGCGTCCGCCGCGGTCTGA